One Festucalex cinctus isolate MCC-2025b chromosome 3, RoL_Fcin_1.0, whole genome shotgun sequence DNA window includes the following coding sequences:
- the cep290 gene encoding centrosomal protein of 290 kDa isoform X2: MAGTVALEWDEMRRIEPQSLHECDRDELDDLVTRLTSADKFGVERQAQQDIVHILRVFQALLKMKHQEASLAEQLIEQQEKNENRLQAKMLRLEEDLKYAKSADGGSGTDNRFLRNEIRQLETQLEQKEKEVTHLKREMGGSKKTIEELVLRAEAAEDEVKTLKKEIKKLKKKNTQLQRDVDFYQGELERKESDASKEENAETQRKLNSANRQLSQCLDDLQQAEDENSRLKEDNLHMQKCVMESAKEMEKMSDEYNQIKMAVHQCDSLTDQLRKDRDLAELQVRELTQKINYMTEEDDPIIAAVDAKVEQWKKVLSEKDEEISVYQQMIRDLQHKLRVAQLDLDRSNIIALQQAVEERDDQIKNLREQVEQFTGEMEKQTLLMEGLKVPKKEGGALLQQRKMEELTSKLDAAEMSAAEAAEALKQVEAHAEEKDQELIEASKRLREYERGTYGLEEAVSEIKECKSQIRRRDLELESVTKDINQAYMTINQLTEENEDFRERLGYEPKQEVDLGEFRRARDLKQRQYKAENQILAKEIERLEEERLEMKKQVRLLAKQRGLPPSILVEDDVSHSTRSPTTCTDEELRAKNEHLEGEVKMHKRQMERHKTEFQLKLEQLSKEKEDVEAALKDVLQALKAKDTSPSDADSGISGLVDVKNVMGKPLTSDLKSQIHELVGRNEELRRELKSTREEATGSVAQLAAAKEKMSHLEDKLEHLKKSGGGIGGGLFQPLTLPEGLETRSMEVINSLNEYVVRLLQEVQNQENTRDKLLATLEEYKEKFATISHQQGLLYEEYISEKSQWEKEKEALTSTRTKLEEKQQLDSVQLQQFSDLLVTLEKDPDEVKRHLSEALRKLTVSKVNEKKLTRRCTTLMEQEQHLRKENGRLRNADVQMQTAVTERIGCLLRYKETAAYRMAALQKALDDSVPASDLEKANRQYTELTVKYRDVLQRDGLLVKRTTNLEDLESENASLRGHMAAINKELEITKEKLHMLEHAWENARMETGEGDVENGSGEGASAARWMATLEMKELNERQRAEHATAMYERLKNSLSKVEERNSELEAKFAELTKMNVEAQHLERELRDELADCITKAASDADRARIGQLEAIEAQLRSELSKLREVSDIAMKQASAFQARQHSKDKEVESLKRQILDYQSQSDEKALVAKLHQHIVALQLSESDALAKLSASTGHIRQLEALLRRAEQRLDAGEQALFLARQEASSRCRRLRQTVQSLRRQFAGALPLQQQEKFSSTLVGLQEERAKACHERRAAEEERRRAEGRAEELELRLRGLEELCTTLKDAKGAQKVREWHKRMEEAHLQELRKSREVTMQKEEIRYLKNLLDEQERNIHSLGEEIVQQNMIQEERQLAWDQRELELERQLDQHENHQELQGSTEKVEDSPSYLPDTNLPLTQQLEFAMRKISEQVDAISNMQAAGTRLDEKLKEKEAALRKSEQNVASRDKVINELRLRLPSVVTSGGHLLADTSERDGEALKMAHKTIKDLQGRLDKKDGVLKKYQNQLTQAVKDQEELIKRHDEELRTLYQKLDSNDDSTLDRLKQQAAEMMKKPSIVVPTSKHLDRIAELEQTVVEQDMTLISVNNKLKMAAMELEELKMAVDTQAKKHGDDMTRLKESHVVEVEDLALETKDQRREITELKKEIDSLQNELESQKEANLLSPSNTMKNLVERLRLQLVHKEKQIKALSKVLLELRTQMTSAAEQQVLANAAQTEERLNVQKLVDKHTKELKAHVQELSNDLQMAKESAKKNENSLRKEVDNLNQELQKSQNHQRTLQAKKVAGEQEIQELQKQVKRLSSCIQNQPVPDVKGPTVESLQKKIRKLESDLEKSAEIQRVSQGKSKEEILLWEEGKKWQSKLEKVKNALKDKEQENDSLSKQLSAIKDLYSRLERERNVLQRKTKARGVTADQVAGARRDELDKDLEELMKKNAELETQLIAIKQQQALMRDAAVEDLTRRNHHLKERLRATENHKIPLGPPASEKDAETPGEMDLKKENLKLASENLELRLQLAQANIDLPRLKSKVADQEEMFSVLKKERADLQKRLANTKAGCSGKTVPELEKTIHLMKNVVERLQKENEALKKTATIKSQDKTLEQEHKKLQAEYDKVKSEHEAEIRKLECKCRGLEKIVMENERLRKQLKREMEATEKLSVSKTTIELGCEKLEVELEETKQRLRDALSRPAMEVTDGKTAKVSVVTRMFENKMKELEKELSMKTSSLAELKRKLKEANLREEAAQNRIRRLEDHVDKLVPSHPHIEADVSKQMSDLRKENVQLKKRLNDCIEQHGEVSKHDTDNRKLKGLLKSSEVEKSKLESQVQQLKDELGKLDTAFFDEIEDLKYNYNVEVKKNVMLEAQLRKVSDRASRATLS; encoded by the exons ATGGCAGGGACTGTTGCTCTCGAGTGGGATGAGATGAGGAGGATCGAGCCGCAGAGCCTCCACGAATGTGACAGAGATGAATTGGACGATCTGGTCACGCGACTCACATCG GCAGACAAGTTTGGGGTGGAGCGTCAAGCTCAACAAGATATCGTCCACATACTGCGAGTGTTTCAGGCCCTGCTCAAG ATGAAACATCAGGAAGCATCTCTTGCTGAGCAGTTAATAGAACAACAAGAGAAAAATG AAAATAGACTTCAAGCAAAGATGTTGAGACTGGAGGAAGACCTCAAG TACGCCAAGAGTGCTGATGGTGGCAGCGGGACAGACAACCGCTTCTTGAGGAATGAAATCCGTCAGCTGGAGACACAACTGGAACAGAAGGAAAAGGAGGTGACCCACTTGAAGAGGGAGATGGGAGGAAGCAAGAAGACCATCGAGGAG TTGGTCTTGCGAGCAGAAGCGGCTGAGGACGAGGTGAAGACGTTGAAAAAAGAA ATAAAAAAGCTCAAGAAGAAG AACACGCAGCTCCAGCGGGATGTGGACTTTTATCAAGGAGAGTTGGAGCGAAAGGAGTCAGATGCATCCAAAGAGGAGAATGCTGAAACTCAGAGGAAGCTCAACTCAGCCAACCGCCAGCTTTCCCAGTGCCTGGATGACTTGCAG CAAGCAGAGGACGAGAACTCACGGCTGAAGGAAGACAACCTCCACATGCAGAAATGCGTGATGGAGTCAGCCAAAGAGATGGAAAAGATGAGTGATGAGTACAACCAGATCAAGATGGCTGTCCATCAGTGCGACTCCTTGACAGACCAGCTTAGAAAAGACAGAGATCTCGCTGAGCTGCAG GTCAGAGAGCTGACGCAAAAGATTAACTACATGACAGAAGAGGACGACCCCATTATTGCAGCAGTGGACGCTAAAGTGGAACAATGGAAG AAAGTGCTCTCTGAGAAGGACGAGGAGATTTCAGTTTACCAGCAGATGATTCGTGACCTGCAGCACAAGTTGCGCGTGGCCCAGTTGGATTTGGACAGAAGCAACATTATAGCCTTGCAGCAG GCCGTGGAGGAGCGAGATGATCAGATAAAGAACTTGAGAGAGCAAGTGGAGCAGTTTACGGGCGAAATGGAGAAACAGACACTGCTCATGGAGGGTCTGAAGGTGCCCAAAAAGGAAGGTGGAG CACTGCTGCAGCAGAGAAAGATGGAGGAGCTCACATCCAAGCTGGACGCTGCCGAGATGAGCGCAGCAGAAGCGGCAGAGGCTTTGAAACAAGTCGAAGCTCACGCTGAGGAAAAAGACCAAGAGCTCATCGAGGCCTCGAAGCGCCTGAGGGAGTACGAGCGC GGCACGTACGGCCTGGAAGAAGCCGTTAGCGAGATCAAGGAGTGTAAAAGTCAAATCCGGAGGAGAGATTTGGAGTTAGAATCCGTGACCAAAGACATTAACCAAGCGTACATGACAATCAACCAGCTCACAGAGGAAAATGAGGACTTCCGGGAAAGACTCG GCTATGAacccaaacaggaagtagacCTGGGTGAGTTCAGACGAGCCAGAGACCTTAAACAACGGCAATACAAAGCTGAAAATCAAATACTCGCCAAAGAG ATTGAACGTCTTGAAGAGGAACGACTGGAGATGAAGAAACAAGTCAGACTCCTGGCCAAACAGAGAG GGCTGCCACCATCCATCTTGGTGGAGGACGATGTCTCACACAGCACACGGAGCCCAACAACTTGCACAGATGAAGAGCTCCGAGCCAAG AATGAACACCTGGAAGGAGAAGTCAAAATGCATAAGAGACAGATGGAGCGCCACAAAACTGAGTTTCAACTCAAGT TGGAGCAGCTTTCCAAGGAGAAAGAAGATGTGGAGGCTGCACTCAAGGACGTCCTACAGGCTTTGAAGGCCAAGGACACCAGTCCGTCTGACGCCGACTCTGGTATTTCCGGTCTAGTGGAT GTAAAGAATGTCATGGGAAAGCCTCTGACTTCAGACCTCAAGTCTCAAATCCACGAGCTGGTGGGCAGAAACGAGGAGCTGCGCCGGGAACTGAAGTCCACCCGCGAGGAAGCGACTGGCAGCGTCGCTCAACTCGCAGCCGCAAAAGAGAAG ATGAGTCATCTGGAGGACAAGCTGGAGCACCTCAAGAAGTCGGGCGGTGGCATCGGTGGCGGCCTCTTCCAGCCACTGACCCTCCCTGAGGGCCTGGAGACCAGAAGCATGGAGGTCATCAACTCTTTGAACGAGTATGTCGTTCGGCTGCTTCAG GAAGTCCAGAACCAGGAGAACACACGGGACAAGCTATTGGCAACACTGGAGGAATACAAAGAAAAGTTTGCCACTATTAGCCACCAGCAAGGTCTTCTGTATGAGGAATATATCAG TGAGAAGTCGCAATGGGAGAAGGAGAAAGAAGCCTTGACAAGCACAAGAACCAAACTTGAGGAGAAACAACAGTTGGACTCCGTACAACTCCAGCAATTCAGT GACCTATTGGTAACCCTTGAGAAGGACCCAGACGAAGTCAAACGGCATCTGAGTGAGGCACTGCGCAAGCTGACTGTGTCCAAAGTAAACGAGAAGAAGCTGACTCGACGCTGCACCACCCTGATGGAGCAGGAGCAGCACCTGCGCAAGGAAAATGGCCGACTGAGGAACGCCGATGTTCAAATGCAGACTGCTGTCACAGAGAGGATAGGCTGCCTGCTCAGATACAAG GAAACCGCAGCATACAGGATGGCGGCTCTGCAGAAGGCCTTGGACGACAGCGTGCCAGCGTCAGACCTGGAGAAGGCCAACAGGCAGTACACGGAGCTCACCGTCAAATACAGAGACGTGCTACAGAGAGACGGACTGCTCGTCAAGAGGACCACAAATTTAGAAGATTTGGAG AGTGAGAATGCATCTCTACGAGGACACATGGCCGCCATCAACAAGGAGCTGGAGATCACCAAGGAAAAGCTGCACATGCTGGAGCATGCATGGGAAAACGCAAGGATGGAAACGGGCGAGGGCGATGTGGAGAACGGCTCCGGTGAGGGGGCATCAGCCGCCCGGTGGATGGCCACGTTGGAGATGAAGGAGCTGAATGAACGTCAAAGGGCGGAACACGCCACCGCCATGTATGAACGGCTGAAGAACTCGCTCAGCAAGGTGGAGGAGCGCAACAGTGAGCTGGAGGCCAAGTTTGCTGAG CTGACCAAAATGAACGTGGAGGCACAACACCTGGAGCGAGAGCTGAGGGACGAGCTTGCTGACTGCATCACAAAAGCAGCCAGCGACGCTGACCGGGCGAGGATCGGACAGCTCGAGGCCATCGAGGCACAACTGCGCTCCGAGCTTTCAAA GCTTCGGGAGGTTTCCGACATTGCCATGAAACAAGCGTCAGCGTTCCAGGCCAGACAACATTCCAAAGACAAGGAGGTGGAATCGCTGAAGAGGCAAATCTTAGACTACCAG TCTCAATCGGACGAGAAGGCCCTGGTGGCCAAGCTCCACCAACACATTGTGGCTCTGCAGCTCAGCGAGTCAGATGCCTTGGCTAAGCTATCCGCTTCCACCGGCCACATCCGCCAGTTGGAGGCACTCTTGCGGCGCGCCGAGCAGCGTCTGGACGCCGGCGAGCAGGCACTGTTCCTGGCCCGGCAGGAGGCCAGCAGCCGGTGCCGGCGCCTGCGGCAGACGGTGCAGTCACTGCGGCGGCAGTTTGCTGGCGCGCTGCCACTGCAACAGCAGGAGAAGTTTTCATCCACCCTAGTAGGCCTCCAGGAGGAGAGGGCAAAGGCGTGCCATGAGAGGAGGGCGGCTGAGGAGGAGCGCAGGAGGGCGGAGGGTCGGGCGGAGGAGCTGGAGTTGAGGCTTCGAGGCCTGGAGGAGCTCTGCACCACGTTGAAAGATGCCAAAGGGGCCCAGAAG GTACGCGAGTGGCACAAGAGAATGGAAGAGGCCCATCTGCAGGAGCTGAGGAAAAGCAGGGAGGTGACGATGCAGAAGGAGGAGATCCGGTACCTGAAGAACCTGCTGGATGAGCAGGAGAGAAACATCCACTCACTCGGCGAGGAGATTGTGCAGCAAAATATG ATTCAAGAAGAGCGCCAGCTTGCGTGGGACCAGCGAGAGTTGGAGTTGGAGCGTCAGCTGGACCAGCACGAAAACCACCAGGAGTTACAGGGAAGCACTGAAAAG GTAGAAGATTCCCCCAGCTACCTCCCAGACACAAATCTACCTCTCACTCAGCAACTCGAATTTGCCATGAGAAAAATCAGCGAGCAAGTTGATGCCATCTCGAACATGCAGGCCGCTGGCACACGTTTAGATGAG AAACTGAAGGAGAAGGAAGCAGCCTTAAGAAAGTCCGAACAGAACGTGGCATCCAGGGACAAAGTCATCAATGAGCTGCGTCTCCGCCTCCCGAGCGTTGTCACCAGTGGCGGGCATCTATTGGCGGACACTTCTGAGCGTGACGGAGAAGCACTCAAGATGGCGCACAAGACCATCAAAGATCTCCAAGGGCGACTGGACAAGAAAGATGGTGTGCTCAAGAAGTACCAGAACCAGCTGACACAAGCTGTAAAG GATCAAGAGGAGCTGATCAAAAGGCACGACGAGGAGCTGAGGACGCTTTATCAGAAGCTGGATTCCAACGATGACTCCACCCTGGACCGCCTCAAACAGCAGGCAGCG GAGATGATGAAAAAGCCCAGCATCGTAGTGCCTACCTCCAAACACTTGGACCGCATTGCTGAGTTGGAGCAGACTGTGGTCGAGCAGGACATGACGCTCATATCAGTCAACAATAAGCTGAAGATGGCCGCCATGGAGTTGGAGGAATTGAAGATGGCCGTGGATACGCAAGCCAAGAAACACGGCGACGACATGACCAG GCTGAAGGAGTCTCATGTTGTAGAGGTGGAAGATCTGGCCTTGGAGACCAAAGACCAGAGGAGAGAAATAACAGAGCTGAAGAAGGAGATTGACTCCCTCCAGAACGAGCTGGAGAGTCAAAAGGAGGCCAACCTTCTGTCCCCAAGCAACACCATGAAGAACTTAGTGGAACGCCTAAGGCTTCAGCTCGTCCACAAGGAGAAGCAGATCAAG GCTCTCAGCAAAGTTCTCTTAGAACTGCGGACTCAGATGACGTCTGCTGCAGAACAACAAGTCTTGGCCAATGCCGCACAGACCGAGGAGAGGCTCAATGTACAGAAGTTAGTCGACAAGCACACCAAAGAACTGAAG GCTCATGTGCAAGAGCTCAGCAATGACCTACAAATGGCAAAGGAGTCAGCCAAGAAAAACGAGAACAGCCTCAGAAAGGAAGTGGACAATCTGAACCAAGAGCTCCAGAAGAGCCAGAACCATCAGAGGACCCTTCAAGCGAAGAAGGTGGCTGGAGAACAGGAAATCCAGGAGCTCCAGAAGCAAGTCAAGAGGCTCAGCAGCTGCATTCAG AATCAACCTGTGCCCGACGTGAAAGGGCCAACCGTTGAGAGTCTGCAGAAGAAGATCAGGAAGTTGGAGTCAGACTTGGAGAAGAGTGCTGAAATCCAGAGAGTCAGTCAGGGAAAG AGCAAAGAGGAAATACTGTTGTGGGAGGAGGGTAAGAAGTGGCAGTCCAAGCTTGAGAAGGTGAAAAATGCGTTGAAGGACAAGGAACAAGAAAATGACTCTCTGTCCAAACAGCTCAGCGCCATAAAAGACCTCTACAGCAG ACTAGAACGAGAGAGGAACGTGCTGCAGAGAAAAACTAAAGCTCGAGGAGTGACGGCAGACCAGGTGGCAGGAGCGAGACGAGACGAGCTTGACAAGGACCTCGAGGAGCTGATGAAAAAGAACGCAGAGCTGGAGACTCAGCTGATCGCCATAAA GCAGCAACAGGCTCTAATGCGTGACGCTGCAGTGGAAGATCTGACTCGGAGGAACCACCATCTGAAGGAAAGACTGCGAGCCACAGAGAACCATAAAATTCCCTTAGGACCGCCT GCATCAGAGAAAGATGCAGAAACACCAGGAGAGATGGACCTCAAGAAGGAAAACCTCAAACTGGCTTCAGAGAATCTGGAGCTACGTCTCCAACTGGCACAGGCCAACATCGATCTGCCAAGGCTGAAG AGCAAAGTTGCAGACCAAGAGGAGATGTTCAGCGTCTTGAAAAAGGAACGTGCCGATTTGCAGAAGAGGCTAGCCAATACCAAG GCTGGCTGCAGTGGCAAAACTGTACCTGAACTTGAGAAAACCATTCacttgatgaaaaatgtggtgGAGAGgttacaaaaggaaaatgaggCACTAAAGAAAACCGCTACAATAAAGAGTCAGGACAAGACTTTGGAGCAAGAACACAAAAAGCTACAG GCCGAATACGACAAAGTGAAGAGTGAACATGAAGCAGAGATTCGCAAATTGGAATGTAAATGCAGAGGCCTGGAGAAGATAGTGATGGAGAATGAACGTCTGCGAAAGCAACTCAAAAGG GAAATGGAGGCCACAGAGAAGCTGAgtgtgtccaagaccaccataGAGCTGGGCTGCGAGAAGCTGGAGGTCGAGCTGGAGGAAACCAAGCAAAGACTCCGGGATGCACTGTCAAGACCCGCCATGGAAGTCACTGACGGCAAGACCGCCAAGGTGTCTGTGGTGACTCG AATGTTCGAGAACAAGATGAAGGAGCTGGAGAAGGAACTCTCGATGAAAACCTCCAGCCTGGCTGAACTTAAACGCAAGTTGAAAGAGGCAAACCTACGTGAAGAGGCGGCGCAAAACCGCATCCGGCGACTTGAAGATCAT GTTGACAAATTAGTTCCCAGTCATCCGCATATAGAAGCAGACGTCTCCAAGCAAATGAG TGATTTGAGGAAAGAGAACGTACAgctaaaaaaaagactgaatgaTTGCATCGAGCAGCACGGCGAGGTATCCAAACACGACACAG ATAACAGGAAGCTGAAAGGTCTCCTTAAGTCGTCGGAGGTGGAGAAAAGCAAACTGGAATCCCAAGTCCAACAGCTGAAGGACGAATTGGGCAAGTTGGACACCGCCTTTTTTGACGAGATTGAGGACTTGAAGTACAACTATAATGTGGAAGTGAAGAAGAATGTAATGCTGGAGGCGCAGCTGAGGAAAGTGTCTGATCGCGCCTCAAGAGCTACCCTCAGTTGA